Proteins encoded by one window of Vampirovibrionales bacterium:
- a CDS encoding type II secretion system F family protein, whose amino-acid sequence MNMDGILIALVASTVFMALMAAYKALLEKQVKAREHVESVVGRAAGAGVSTSGASLLTGASIGSEAVLKRRKKQGDAQTALDRLETDLERANMLIRSREFLMICGGVGAIAGLIAVVVLGQAPFIGILAGLGGLFTPAAYLKIRIWLRIRRAEAQFADVLDALRNCFKTGFGFNRAVQQIADNFEDPWGTEFGKIAAETNLGATLETTMRNLSRRIPLTDVDLFVTALLIQKETGGNMAELLGNISHTIRERFKLKRKVTAISAQGKLSASIVVCVPFFLMGVIYLFLPEPVTKFVTNPIGMVLLIAAGVWMVMGIGVLFKIVQIEV is encoded by the coding sequence ATGAACATGGATGGCATTCTCATTGCGCTGGTCGCTTCGACAGTGTTCATGGCCTTAATGGCAGCCTATAAAGCGTTATTAGAGAAACAGGTCAAAGCGCGCGAGCATGTGGAGTCGGTAGTGGGTCGCGCAGCAGGCGCGGGCGTCTCGACCTCAGGTGCCTCCCTCTTGACCGGGGCTTCCATAGGAAGCGAAGCGGTCCTCAAGCGCCGTAAAAAGCAAGGCGACGCGCAAACCGCGCTGGATCGACTGGAAACGGACCTTGAACGCGCCAACATGCTTATCCGCAGCCGCGAATTTTTGATGATCTGCGGTGGCGTCGGCGCAATTGCAGGCTTGATAGCCGTCGTCGTTTTAGGGCAAGCGCCCTTTATCGGGATCCTCGCAGGCTTAGGGGGCCTCTTTACGCCAGCGGCCTATCTTAAAATCCGCATCTGGTTACGCATTCGACGGGCAGAAGCACAATTCGCCGACGTCCTGGACGCGCTGCGCAACTGTTTTAAAACCGGCTTTGGGTTTAATCGCGCCGTTCAACAAATTGCCGATAATTTTGAAGACCCATGGGGCACCGAATTCGGCAAAATTGCAGCAGAGACCAATTTGGGCGCAACACTGGAAACCACCATGCGCAATCTGTCACGGCGCATCCCACTGACCGATGTTGATTTATTCGTCACTGCGCTTCTAATTCAGAAAGAAACTGGCGGTAATATGGCTGAATTATTAGGCAATATCAGTCATACGATCCGTGAACGTTTTAAACTTAAACGCAAGGTCACGGCAATTTCTGCACAAGGAAAACTATCGGCCAGTATCGTGGTTTGCGTGCCGTTTTTCCTAATGGGCGTGATTTACCTCTTTTTACCGGAACCTGTTACCAAATTCGTGACCAATCCTATCGGCATGGTGTTGCTCATTGCGGCAGGCGTGTGGATGGTAATGGGCATCGGAGTCCTGTTTAAAATCGTTCAAATCGAGGTATGA
- a CDS encoding fatty acid desaturase, whose translation MATSAIFPAYATRGRFNAPLLATYIVLHIAALAAPFTFSWAGAAAFLGLYFLTICLGIALCYHRVLAHQSCQMARPLKFLLALLACLAYQRGPIWWVACHRLHHRRVDRDGDPHSPRNSFWWSHFLWAFFRHPQLDEARETTQRLAPDLQRDPGMRFLERHYVSINAIFLATLFAAGAYWGGWRLGVSLLVWGGFLRIIAGLNATWFVNSAAHLWGYRSFETADTSRNNWWVALLTWGEGWHNNHHAHPRSARCGRAWYEMDVTYGMIRVFKACGWATRVAV comes from the coding sequence GTGGCGACAAGCGCGATTTTTCCAGCTTATGCCACCCGAGGACGCTTTAATGCGCCGCTTCTGGCGACGTACATCGTGTTACACATCGCCGCGCTGGCGGCGCCTTTCACCTTTAGCTGGGCGGGTGCGGCGGCCTTCCTGGGGTTGTATTTCCTGACCATTTGTCTGGGCATCGCCCTTTGCTATCACCGGGTTCTGGCGCACCAGAGCTGCCAAATGGCGCGACCATTGAAATTTTTATTGGCGTTGCTTGCCTGTCTCGCCTATCAACGCGGCCCCATTTGGTGGGTCGCATGCCATCGTCTGCATCACCGGCGCGTGGATCGAGACGGGGATCCGCATTCGCCACGCAACAGCTTCTGGTGGTCTCATTTTCTGTGGGCATTTTTTCGCCATCCGCAACTCGACGAGGCGCGCGAAACCACCCAGCGGCTCGCCCCGGATTTGCAGCGAGACCCAGGCATGCGCTTTCTGGAACGGCATTACGTTTCAATCAATGCGATTTTTCTAGCGACGCTGTTTGCGGCTGGCGCCTATTGGGGCGGGTGGCGTTTAGGAGTATCATTGTTGGTCTGGGGCGGCTTTTTACGGATTATCGCCGGACTTAACGCCACATGGTTCGTCAATTCAGCGGCGCATCTGTGGGGGTATCGCTCTTTTGAGACAGCCGATACCAGTCGCAATAACTGGTGGGTCGCATTGCTCACTTGGGGCGAAGGCTGGCACAACAATCACCATGCGCATCCACGTTCAGCTCGCTGCGGGCGCGCCTGGTATGAAATGGACGTGACCTACGGCATGATTCGCGTCTTTAAGGCGTGCGGCTGGGCAACCCGCGTCGCGGTATAG
- a CDS encoding TIGR00266 family protein — MKHKILGDDLQAILISLEPGESVMAEAGAMLYMTDGVEMETRLGAGGAENSDTIGKLWKGAKRMLAGDSLFMTVCTAHHQAGAVGFSAPNPGKIIELNLSETGPMLCQRSAFLCAETTVDMDIAFTKRFGAGLFGGEGFILQKLTGPGQAFAHAGGMVFPLELKPGQTLRVDTGCLAAMSASIDYDIRLVKGVKTALFGGEGLFFAHLAGPGKVYLQSMPLNRLADRLVSASGLGGVQTRGPGGLAGKIFGTLLGGD; from the coding sequence ATGAAACACAAAATCCTTGGCGACGACCTGCAGGCGATTTTAATCTCGCTGGAACCGGGCGAGTCCGTCATGGCGGAAGCGGGCGCCATGCTGTACATGACCGACGGCGTCGAGATGGAAACACGTCTGGGAGCGGGCGGCGCCGAGAACAGCGATACGATCGGCAAGCTGTGGAAAGGCGCCAAACGCATGCTGGCTGGCGACAGCCTGTTTATGACCGTGTGTACGGCGCATCATCAAGCCGGCGCAGTCGGCTTCTCCGCGCCCAACCCCGGAAAGATCATCGAATTAAATCTGTCGGAAACCGGGCCGATGCTATGCCAGCGCAGCGCCTTCCTGTGCGCAGAAACCACGGTGGATATGGATATCGCCTTCACCAAACGCTTCGGGGCCGGTCTTTTCGGCGGCGAAGGTTTTATTTTACAGAAGCTGACCGGTCCGGGGCAGGCGTTTGCGCATGCGGGCGGCATGGTTTTTCCGCTTGAACTCAAACCCGGCCAGACGCTGCGCGTCGATACCGGATGCCTGGCAGCGATGAGCGCCTCCATTGACTATGACATCCGCCTGGTGAAAGGCGTCAAAACCGCGTTATTCGGGGGAGAAGGCCTGTTTTTCGCGCATCTCGCCGGACCTGGCAAAGTCTATCTGCAATCGATGCCATTAAATCGCCTGGCGGATCGGCTCGTCAGCGCCAGCGGTCTAGGCGGCGTCCAAACACGCGGCCCCGGCGGTCTCGCCGGAAAGATTTTCGGAACGCTGCTCGGCGGCGACTAA
- a CDS encoding tyrosine-type recombinase/integrase, with translation MTLTLTTTKAAQDLGVSPRQVVNLCRAGRLPHHILSIGERTTYAILPYHPDYIAFKKANAGKKKRQPPAPAAVAVLPLEAQFDFEDYRFQLRRGVLLGVRASDRTVLNYVKGVRFFLSYFGEISPENLDRMERYYQDKAIQKGDTRDDYYPTRCQLFNAVLSAAKYQHYKAYENEDYDHSEIVRRIKVKRPKPVNITKRQAVFEPNAIKALIDAAAVCRDFTAYDRILNKALLTVGYLTAFRCNGLCNIRLDDLDFSGHRNNGQPSITTIDKYGKEVTSPFPPDAQAAVREYLTIRKAVDSPYLFIGERGNHLTRDTLSKRMGRLGRKFGLKGFTTHALRRSVATAVAMNGDTLAAQHLLHHAHLNTTQIYLKPSVPRMLARLNTLSLSGG, from the coding sequence ATGACGCTGACACTCACCACTACCAAAGCCGCCCAAGATTTGGGCGTTTCTCCCCGCCAGGTTGTCAATCTCTGTCGCGCGGGTCGATTGCCGCATCATATTCTGTCGATTGGCGAGCGAACGACTTACGCAATTTTGCCCTATCATCCGGATTATATCGCATTCAAAAAAGCTAATGCGGGTAAAAAGAAGCGTCAGCCGCCAGCGCCTGCAGCCGTTGCAGTTCTACCGCTTGAAGCGCAGTTTGATTTTGAGGACTATCGTTTCCAATTACGGCGTGGGGTCTTGCTGGGCGTTCGCGCCTCAGATAGAACCGTTCTTAATTATGTCAAAGGCGTTCGATTCTTTTTGAGTTATTTTGGGGAGATCTCGCCCGAAAATCTGGATCGTATGGAGCGTTATTATCAAGACAAGGCGATCCAGAAAGGCGATACTCGGGATGATTATTACCCGACACGATGCCAGCTTTTCAATGCGGTGTTATCCGCAGCCAAGTATCAACATTACAAGGCGTATGAGAATGAAGATTATGATCATTCTGAAATCGTGCGACGTATCAAGGTCAAGCGCCCAAAACCGGTCAACATTACCAAACGGCAAGCCGTGTTTGAACCCAATGCCATCAAGGCCTTGATCGACGCTGCCGCCGTCTGCAGGGACTTCACTGCCTATGATCGTATTTTAAACAAGGCTCTGCTGACGGTCGGCTACCTGACAGCGTTCCGCTGCAATGGCCTCTGTAATATCCGACTCGATGATCTTGATTTCAGCGGACATCGCAACAACGGACAGCCTTCGATCACCACCATCGACAAGTATGGTAAAGAGGTCACCTCGCCTTTCCCTCCCGACGCGCAGGCGGCTGTTCGCGAATATCTTACAATTCGCAAAGCGGTCGATTCGCCCTACCTGTTCATTGGGGAGCGTGGCAATCATTTGACGCGCGACACTTTGAGTAAGCGAATGGGGCGTCTGGGCCGGAAATTCGGGTTAAAGGGCTTCACCACGCACGCCCTGCGTCGCAGCGTAGCGACCGCCGTCGCCATGAATGGCGACACGTTGGCTGCGCAACATCTACTTCATCACGCCCACTTGAATACGACGCAAATCTACCTCAAGCCCTCGGTTCCTCGCATGCTAGCGCGGCTCAATACGTTGTCGTTGTCAGGCGGGTAG
- a CDS encoding DUF1926 domain-containing protein, giving the protein MTSPIHLILGIHNHQPVDNWHHVIEEAYDRCYQPFLDVLTDHPRVAMAIHYTGYLLDWIADHHSEHLDQLRRLVARGQVEMLSGGYYEPILAMIPDADKIGQIRRLSARVEELTGCAPQGLWLAERVWEPHLVKFIAEAGVGFACLDDTHFKAAGFDDPDLFGRYVTEEQGRLLEIFPVNKTLRYRIPYDPPESLMDYLRQEAAENRRGQAAVYMDDGEKFGVWPGTHKWVYQEKWLDKFFTAIENNADVIQSVTPSQYRDRTRPIGRAYLPTASYAEMLEWAMPHQLASDYQRALTQTDDASRRFVRAGFWRHFLVKYPESNALHKKMLYVADKVRAAINKAEKGKPAERQQAQQALDCLWRGQSNDVFWHGVFGGLYLTNLRSANYRRLLEAESLADSLTRSKTFCEALTQDLDGDGEAEIAVETPFQNLYLDPAEGGMLYELDYRPKNFNLLDTLSRRPEPYHAAHHEGEGLAYDWHRRASLLDHFLGEGANLQTMKTCQFPEQGDFVDQPYEAAITPLPVGLMVTLHRDGHVWQQDHRRPLSVEKRLEIARDAARVHILYTLRNPGESALSLTFAPEFNVNLLAPHAPDRYYYLPVADATAPEKPSGKTLRAKAAPHASQSAALTEPSCHADTSIAHPHLASTGTLREIAAIGLKDEYNQIDYQLHFSQRADLWRFPIETFSKSESGFDRVYQSSALLPHWRITLAPGAAWSVEIVQIISG; this is encoded by the coding sequence ATGACATCTCCCATTCACCTGATTTTGGGCATCCATAACCATCAGCCGGTCGACAACTGGCATCATGTGATTGAAGAAGCCTATGATCGCTGCTATCAACCTTTTCTCGACGTACTGACCGATCATCCGCGCGTGGCGATGGCGATCCACTACACGGGCTATCTGCTGGACTGGATCGCGGACCATCACAGCGAGCACCTCGACCAATTACGCCGCCTGGTTGCGCGCGGGCAAGTTGAAATGCTGAGCGGCGGGTATTACGAGCCCATTCTGGCGATGATCCCCGACGCCGACAAAATAGGGCAGATTCGCCGCCTTAGCGCGCGCGTAGAAGAGCTTACCGGATGCGCGCCGCAGGGACTCTGGCTTGCGGAGCGCGTATGGGAGCCGCATCTGGTCAAATTTATCGCCGAAGCGGGCGTCGGCTTCGCCTGCCTCGACGACACCCACTTCAAGGCCGCCGGGTTTGATGACCCGGATCTCTTCGGACGCTATGTCACTGAAGAACAGGGCCGTCTGCTGGAAATTTTCCCGGTGAATAAAACCCTGCGTTATCGTATTCCTTACGATCCGCCGGAATCACTCATGGATTACCTTCGTCAAGAAGCCGCCGAAAACCGCCGCGGTCAGGCGGCGGTGTACATGGATGACGGCGAGAAGTTCGGCGTCTGGCCCGGCACTCACAAATGGGTGTATCAGGAAAAATGGCTGGACAAGTTCTTTACAGCTATCGAAAACAACGCCGACGTTATCCAGAGCGTCACGCCAAGCCAGTATCGAGATCGCACGCGCCCCATTGGCCGGGCGTATCTTCCCACCGCCAGTTATGCCGAAATGCTGGAATGGGCGATGCCGCATCAACTCGCCAGCGACTATCAACGGGCGCTGACCCAGACCGATGACGCTTCGCGTCGTTTCGTGCGCGCAGGTTTCTGGCGGCATTTTCTGGTGAAGTATCCCGAATCAAACGCACTGCATAAAAAAATGCTGTACGTTGCCGATAAAGTCCGCGCCGCCATCAATAAAGCAGAAAAAGGCAAACCCGCCGAACGCCAACAGGCCCAACAGGCGCTAGATTGTCTATGGCGCGGACAATCCAATGATGTCTTTTGGCATGGCGTTTTTGGCGGCCTCTATCTCACTAATTTACGCAGCGCCAATTATCGCCGGCTATTGGAGGCCGAATCGCTCGCAGACAGCCTGACTCGGAGCAAAACCTTCTGCGAGGCACTTACGCAGGATCTCGACGGAGATGGAGAAGCGGAAATCGCCGTGGAAACGCCGTTCCAGAATTTGTATCTTGATCCGGCTGAAGGCGGCATGCTCTACGAACTGGACTACCGGCCCAAAAACTTTAATCTGCTGGATACATTGTCTCGCCGTCCTGAACCGTATCATGCCGCCCACCATGAAGGAGAAGGCCTTGCGTACGATTGGCATCGGCGCGCGAGCCTGCTGGACCACTTCCTGGGCGAGGGCGCCAATTTACAAACCATGAAAACCTGCCAATTCCCCGAGCAAGGCGATTTTGTGGATCAGCCCTACGAGGCCGCCATCACGCCCCTTCCCGTCGGCCTGATGGTCACCCTGCATCGCGATGGGCACGTCTGGCAGCAAGACCATCGCCGCCCGCTCTCTGTCGAAAAGCGGCTGGAAATCGCCAGAGACGCCGCGCGGGTCCATATCCTCTACACCCTTCGCAATCCCGGCGAAAGCGCATTATCGCTGACATTCGCCCCCGAGTTCAACGTCAATTTGCTCGCCCCGCATGCGCCCGATCGTTATTACTACCTACCTGTGGCAGACGCGACAGCCCCGGAAAAGCCTTCAGGCAAGACGTTACGAGCGAAGGCGGCGCCGCACGCGTCTCAAAGCGCTGCGCTCACGGAGCCTTCCTGCCATGCGGACACCAGTATTGCGCACCCGCATTTGGCCTCTACCGGCACGCTGCGCGAGATTGCCGCGATCGGCCTGAAAGATGAGTACAACCAGATCGATTATCAACTCCACTTTAGCCAACGCGCCGATCTCTGGCGCTTTCCGATTGAGACGTTCTCCAAGTCCGAGAGCGGCTTTGATCGCGTCTATCAGTCAAGCGCGCTGCTCCCGCATTGGCGCATCACGCTGGCCCCCGGCGCCGCCTGGTCAGTGGAAATCGTCCAGATTATTTCTGGATAA
- a CDS encoding type II secretion system F family protein, with the protein MGLIIICVLITAGLMFAAFWAGRSRGENKTVVDRVARLSAGMMPVEAGKLLRKKDLDKSFNERVLFPLAQKIFDQTQAIIPLGNKSFVRAKLIQAGYTQPHYPKIFLGIQLLLSALILAFLASVITLVGKVPLMIGLLVAIVFASAGYALPLIWLMQQAGKRQDSIQKSLPDFLDLLVICVEAGLGLDMAISKIANMNGARTSEYLREELLRYNKDIAFGRPRKEAMLDMAHRTGVEDLNVIINALAQAYEMGSSVTHTLRVQADSLRVKRLQKAEEKANKIPVKMVMPIYIFLFPAIFVSIFGPIGMVMVDSMMEIFSNMQIMR; encoded by the coding sequence ATGGGCCTGATAATCATTTGCGTCTTAATAACAGCCGGATTAATGTTCGCCGCCTTTTGGGCGGGGCGATCAAGGGGCGAGAACAAAACCGTCGTTGATCGAGTCGCCCGATTAAGCGCCGGCATGATGCCGGTTGAAGCAGGAAAGCTCCTGCGTAAGAAAGACCTCGACAAATCGTTTAACGAACGCGTTTTGTTTCCCCTCGCGCAGAAAATATTTGATCAGACGCAAGCCATCATTCCACTGGGCAATAAATCGTTTGTTCGGGCAAAGCTGATTCAAGCGGGATATACGCAGCCGCATTATCCAAAGATTTTCCTGGGCATTCAGTTATTATTATCCGCATTAATTCTTGCGTTTCTGGCAAGCGTCATCACGCTGGTCGGCAAAGTACCCCTGATGATTGGTTTGCTGGTGGCAATTGTATTTGCGTCGGCAGGCTATGCGTTACCTTTGATATGGTTGATGCAACAGGCGGGCAAACGTCAGGACAGCATTCAGAAAAGCTTGCCGGATTTTCTGGATTTACTGGTCATCTGCGTAGAAGCCGGCCTGGGGCTCGATATGGCCATTTCTAAAATCGCGAACATGAACGGCGCGCGAACGTCCGAATATCTGAGAGAAGAACTCCTCCGCTATAACAAGGACATCGCCTTTGGGCGCCCCCGTAAAGAGGCGATGCTCGATATGGCGCACCGCACTGGGGTAGAAGATCTTAACGTCATTATCAACGCTTTGGCTCAGGCTTATGAAATGGGCTCCAGCGTGACGCATACCTTGCGCGTACAAGCTGACTCGCTGCGCGTGAAACGCCTGCAAAAGGCTGAAGAGAAGGCCAATAAAATTCCGGTCAAAATGGTCATGCCCATTTATATCTTTTTATTCCCAGCCATTTTTGTTTCTATTTTTGGACCGATTGGCATGGTGATGGTCGATAGCATGATGGAAATTTTCTCAAATATGCAGATTATGCGTTAA
- a CDS encoding methyltransferase domain-containing protein, whose translation MTPPSTPTYNAAFFNAHEKDAITSAQTILPFALDWTKAQSVIDVGCGHGAWLSVCRAHGISDILGVDGDYVRSAQLLIPSESFQARNLERPFTLDRRFDLAMSLEVAEHLDPASAQAFIKTLTQLAPVVLFSAAIPHQGGAHHVNEQWQDYWAKRFEAEGFIPVDALRRRVWALAEVNWWYKQNMMLYVQRDRLADYPELATEAEIGSVIPLALVHPDKLREVCEPRRMTVTRWIEMQKTLLLGVPTVFGKAFSRRLKRLRRPKS comes from the coding sequence ATGACGCCCCCCTCTACGCCCACGTATAACGCCGCATTTTTCAACGCGCATGAAAAAGATGCGATTACGTCCGCTCAGACCATCCTCCCTTTCGCGCTTGATTGGACAAAGGCGCAATCCGTCATAGACGTCGGATGCGGCCATGGCGCATGGCTATCGGTATGCCGCGCGCATGGCATCAGCGATATCCTGGGCGTAGACGGCGATTACGTGAGAAGCGCGCAATTGTTGATTCCTTCTGAGAGTTTTCAGGCGCGCAATTTAGAACGCCCGTTCACGCTGGACCGGCGCTTTGATCTGGCCATGTCGCTGGAAGTCGCTGAACATCTGGATCCTGCGAGCGCGCAAGCGTTTATTAAAACGCTGACGCAACTGGCGCCAGTGGTCTTATTTTCGGCGGCGATTCCCCATCAAGGCGGCGCGCATCACGTCAACGAGCAATGGCAGGACTATTGGGCAAAGCGTTTTGAGGCAGAAGGCTTTATCCCCGTTGATGCCTTACGGCGGCGGGTATGGGCGCTTGCGGAGGTCAACTGGTGGTACAAGCAAAACATGATGCTGTATGTCCAACGCGATCGCTTGGCCGACTACCCGGAACTGGCGACAGAAGCTGAGATCGGAAGCGTCATTCCCCTTGCGCTGGTTCACCCGGACAAGCTGCGAGAGGTCTGTGAGCCCCGTCGCATGACGGTCACGCGCTGGATAGAGATGCAGAAAACCTTGTTGCTTGGCGTTCCTACCGTATTCGGCAAGGCGTTTTCTCGCCGGCTAAAGCGGTTACGTCGCCCTAAATCGTAA
- the cas2 gene encoding CRISPR-associated endonuclease Cas2, with translation MSSHTQKMLHERTYLIMYDIRDAKRLRHVHKICKQYGLPQQYSVFEARMTQRKFITFLRKVSPIIKANEDQLVCIPMCESCRKQMKVYGQSWDFTHEDSCLII, from the coding sequence ATGTCGTCCCATACTCAAAAAATGCTTCATGAACGGACATACCTGATAATGTATGATATTCGGGATGCCAAGCGTCTGCGTCACGTCCATAAAATCTGTAAACAGTATGGTTTGCCTCAGCAGTACAGCGTATTTGAGGCGCGCATGACTCAGCGCAAGTTCATAACTTTTTTGCGCAAGGTTTCACCCATTATCAAGGCGAATGAAGATCAGCTCGTTTGCATTCCCATGTGTGAATCTTGTCGGAAGCAAATGAAAGTCTATGGACAATCATGGGACTTTACGCATGAGGATTCATGTCTTATAATCTAA
- the cas1 gene encoding CRISPR-associated endonuclease Cas1 → MTGQELPSFSKVMISASQLNTYLFCPRLLFLEAVLGCEGSNIPSEEGRFLHDKLATEEVFLESPVLGLCGRIDVYREEGVPIEYKRGHPLPDGLPWPGHAVQLCAMALLLEAVEKIPVRYGYIWYQQTRERVQVDFSCSLREETCQTIEKAACLLNAKALPLPLENRKACLGCNQYRNCLPDELQGTPSPAEAKTILAPHVEGQAVYIDRPGSKLSVKEGSLQITEMGQDKKISIGLDRINQLVIQQPASCTSSLLENCAKKKIPIMLLDFSGRWQGSLYGSPTRNVMTRMAQYGQFQDDAICFDLSKTLISAKLHNQRVWLRRHLSIEDDAVNALTRAGKAVSTAKSIQALMGIEGEAAKNYYAGFSRMLGEDAPFQWLGRQKHPNPDPINSLLSFGYALLMQQVMTGCELAGLDPYLGFYHGLKHGKPSLALDLMEIYRTPVVDAAVLGFLNRRQCAPSDFEIVGSSCTMKPNVRKAFVQALFERLRTSIKHPTFGYDTLYQRAIHVEARLLNYALLSGLDLWKPFRWR, encoded by the coding sequence ATGACCGGCCAAGAATTGCCAAGCTTCAGCAAGGTGATGATAAGCGCTAGCCAATTGAACACCTATCTGTTTTGCCCGCGTTTGCTCTTTTTGGAGGCCGTGCTGGGCTGCGAAGGATCGAACATTCCTAGCGAGGAAGGTCGTTTCTTGCATGACAAACTGGCAACAGAAGAGGTGTTTCTGGAAAGTCCGGTATTGGGTCTGTGTGGACGGATCGACGTGTATCGGGAAGAAGGCGTTCCCATAGAATACAAAAGAGGACACCCACTTCCAGATGGCTTGCCATGGCCGGGACATGCGGTTCAACTGTGCGCGATGGCGTTGCTGTTAGAAGCGGTTGAAAAAATTCCGGTGCGTTATGGCTATATCTGGTACCAACAAACGCGTGAACGGGTGCAGGTGGATTTCTCTTGCTCTCTGCGAGAAGAAACCTGTCAGACCATTGAGAAGGCCGCCTGTCTGCTTAATGCTAAAGCGCTTCCCCTGCCACTGGAAAATAGAAAAGCCTGCCTGGGGTGCAATCAATACCGTAATTGTTTGCCGGATGAGCTTCAAGGGACTCCTTCTCCTGCGGAAGCCAAAACGATTTTAGCGCCGCATGTTGAAGGGCAGGCAGTTTATATAGATCGCCCGGGTAGCAAGCTTTCAGTGAAGGAAGGGAGCCTTCAAATTACGGAGATGGGGCAGGATAAAAAAATCTCTATTGGCTTGGATCGTATTAACCAGTTGGTGATTCAACAACCGGCCAGTTGCACCAGTAGCCTGCTTGAGAACTGCGCCAAAAAGAAAATTCCGATTATGTTGCTTGATTTTTCAGGCCGTTGGCAGGGTAGCCTGTATGGCTCCCCTACGCGAAACGTGATGACCCGTATGGCTCAGTATGGGCAGTTTCAGGATGATGCAATCTGTTTCGATCTATCAAAAACCTTGATTTCGGCAAAATTGCATAACCAAAGAGTCTGGCTGCGACGACATTTGAGTATTGAAGATGATGCCGTAAATGCTTTAACCCGTGCAGGCAAAGCTGTGAGCACAGCGAAATCTATTCAGGCGCTGATGGGTATTGAGGGCGAAGCGGCCAAAAACTACTATGCCGGTTTCTCCCGTATGCTGGGCGAAGACGCCCCTTTTCAATGGCTGGGTCGGCAAAAGCACCCGAACCCGGATCCGATCAACAGCCTGCTTAGCTTTGGTTATGCTCTCCTAATGCAACAGGTGATGACGGGATGCGAGTTGGCAGGGCTAGATCCGTATCTGGGCTTTTACCATGGTTTGAAGCACGGTAAGCCATCGTTGGCCCTGGACTTGATGGAAATATATAGGACGCCTGTGGTGGATGCTGCCGTTTTGGGCTTTCTGAACAGGCGTCAATGTGCGCCAAGCGATTTTGAGATTGTGGGTTCGTCCTGCACTATGAAGCCAAACGTCCGTAAAGCATTTGTACAAGCACTGTTTGAACGATTGCGAACTTCCATCAAACATCCTACGTTTGGATATGACACTCTTTACCAGCGAGCGATTCATGTTGAGGCGCGTTTGCTGAACTATGCTTTGCTGAGTGGTCTGGATCTCTGGAAACCTTTCCGGTGGAGGTAA